Proteins encoded together in one Camelina sativa cultivar DH55 chromosome 9, Cs, whole genome shotgun sequence window:
- the LOC104715071 gene encoding GDSL esterase/lipase At3g27950, producing MAISKITLGIIFLLLGLTDTLSAVSNNCKFPAVYNFGDSNSDTGAISAAIGEVPPPNGVAFFGRSVGRHSDGRLIIDFITENLTLPYLTPYLDSVGANYRHGANFATGGSCIRPTVACFSPFHLGTQVSQFIHFKTRTLSLYSQTKGKTPFCKGVLARPKDFSKALYTLDIGQNDLAVGFQNMTEEQLKATIPTIIENFTIALKLLYKEGARFFSIHNTGPTGCLPYLLKSFPATPRDQYGCLKPLNNVAIEFNKQLKNKITELNKELPSSLFTYVDVYSAKYNLIIKAKNLGVVDPFDYCCVGAIGRGMGCGKTIFPNGTGLYSTSCKSPTNFISWDGIHYTETANMLVANRILDGSISDPPLPTQKACKLTKI from the exons ATGGCTATTTCTAAAATAACCCTTGGAATCATATTTTTACTTCTCGGGCTCACTGATACGTTATCTGCTGTATCGAATAATTGCAAGTTCCCGGCAGTTTACAACTTTGGAGATTCGAATTCTGATACCGGAGCTATTTCTGCAGCTATCGGAGAGGTTCCTCCACCGAATGGCGTTGCCTTTTTTGGAAGATCCGTTGGACGACATTCTGATGGCCGTCTCATTATAGATTTCATTA CTGAAAATCTCACGTTACCGTATCTAACACCGTACTTGGATTCTGTTGGAGCTAATTACCGGCATGGTGCTAATTTTGCGACTGGTGGTTCTTGCATTCGCCCGACCGTTGCTTGTTTTAGCCCATTCCATCTTGGGACTCAAGTGTCCCAATTCATTCACTTCAAGACTCGTACCTTGTCTCTCTATAGCCAAACCAAAG GAAAAACTCCATTCTGCAAAGGAGTCCTTGCACGGCCCAAAGATTTCTCAAAAGCACTTTATACATTGGATATCGGCCAGAATGATCTCGCGGTTGGGTTCCAAAACATGACAGAGGAACAACTCAAAGCAACCATACCCACTATCATCGAAAACTTCACCATTGCCTTAAAA TTGTTGTACAAAGAAGGAGCAAGATTCTTCTCAATTCATAACACCGGACCAACAGGTTGTTTACCGTATCTTCTGAAATCTTTTCCGGCTACACCGCGAGATCAATACGGTTGTTTGAAGCCTTTAAACAATGTGGCAATTGAGTTCAACAAGCaactcaagaacaaaatcaCTGAACTAAACAAGGAGTTACCTTCTTCCCTCTTTACTTATGTTGACGTCTACTCGGCCAAGTACAACTTGATCATCAAAGCCAAAAATCTCG GTGTTGTGGATCCATTTGATTATTGTTGCGTTGGGGCGATCGGACGGGGAATGGGATGTGGGAAGACAATATTTCCAAATGGGACAGGACTTTATAGTACTTCCTGCAAAAGCCCTACAAATTTCATAAGTTGGGATGGTATACATTACACCGAAACCGCGAATATGCTAGTCGCAAACCGAATCCTCGATGGTTCGATATCAGATCCACC